A genome region from Hippopotamus amphibius kiboko isolate mHipAmp2 chromosome 1, mHipAmp2.hap2, whole genome shotgun sequence includes the following:
- the GJB3 gene encoding gap junction beta-3 protein isoform X1, with the protein MRFTTPTSQDGSEASARWARPPAPPPGAMDWKTLQALLSGVNKYSTAFGRIWLSVVFVFRVLVYVVAAERVWGDEQKDFDCNTKQPGCTNVCYDEFFPISNIRLWALQLIFVTCPSLLVILHVAYREERERRHRQKHGDQCAKLYDNTGKKHGGLWWTYLLSLIFKLLIEFLFLYLLHTLWYGFAMPRLVQCANVAPCPNIVDCYIARPTEKKLFTYFMVGASAVCIVLTFCEICYLIFHRVVRSLPRKSLPRGRGPPSRASTCRCHHKLVEAGELSPDSGDDKLRASAPTMTPI; encoded by the exons ATGCGGTTCACAACCCCAACTTCACAGGATGGTAGCGAGGCATCAGCGAG GTGGGCACGGCCCCCCGCGCCCCCACCAGGCGCCATGGACTGGAAGACGCTGCAGGCCCTGCTGAGCGGCGTGAACAAGTACTCCACAGCCTTCGGGCGCATCTGGCTGTCGGTGGTGTTCGTCTTCCGCGTGCTGGTGTACGTGGTGGCCGCGGAGCGCGTGTGGGGGGACGAGCAGAAGGACTTTGACTGCAACACCAAGCAGCCGGGCTGCACCAACGTCTGCTACGACGAGTTCTTCCCCATCTCCAACATTCGCCTCTGGGCCCTGCAGCTCATCTTCGTCACGTGCCCGTCGCTGCTGGTCATCCTGCACGTGGCCTACCGCGAGGAGCGCGAGCGGCGCCACCGCCAGAAGCACGGCGACCAGTGCGCCAAGCTGTACGACAACACGGGCAAGAAGCACGGCGGCCTCTGGTGGACCTACCTGCTCAGCCTCATCTTCAAGCTCCTCATCGAATTCCTCTTCCTCTACCTGCTGCACACTCTCTGGTACGGCTTCGCCATGCCCCGCCTGGTCCAGTGCGCCAACGTGGCCCCCTGCCCCAACATCGTGGACTGCTACATCGCCCGGCCCACCGAGAAGAAGCTCTTCACCTACTTCATGGTGGGCGCCTCCGCCGTCTGCATCGTGCTCACCTTCTGCGAGATCTGCTACCTCATCTTCCACAGGGTAGTGCGAAGCCTTCCCAGAAAGAGCCTCCCCCGGGGCCGCGGCCCCCCCAGCCGGGCCTCCACCTGCCGCTGCCACCACAAGCTGGTGGAAGCCGGGGAGTTGAGCCCGGATTCCGGCGACGACAAGCTGCGCGCTTCGGCGCCCACCATGACCCCCATCTGA
- the GJB3 gene encoding gap junction beta-3 protein isoform X2 — protein sequence MDWKTLQALLSGVNKYSTAFGRIWLSVVFVFRVLVYVVAAERVWGDEQKDFDCNTKQPGCTNVCYDEFFPISNIRLWALQLIFVTCPSLLVILHVAYREERERRHRQKHGDQCAKLYDNTGKKHGGLWWTYLLSLIFKLLIEFLFLYLLHTLWYGFAMPRLVQCANVAPCPNIVDCYIARPTEKKLFTYFMVGASAVCIVLTFCEICYLIFHRVVRSLPRKSLPRGRGPPSRASTCRCHHKLVEAGELSPDSGDDKLRASAPTMTPI from the coding sequence ATGGACTGGAAGACGCTGCAGGCCCTGCTGAGCGGCGTGAACAAGTACTCCACAGCCTTCGGGCGCATCTGGCTGTCGGTGGTGTTCGTCTTCCGCGTGCTGGTGTACGTGGTGGCCGCGGAGCGCGTGTGGGGGGACGAGCAGAAGGACTTTGACTGCAACACCAAGCAGCCGGGCTGCACCAACGTCTGCTACGACGAGTTCTTCCCCATCTCCAACATTCGCCTCTGGGCCCTGCAGCTCATCTTCGTCACGTGCCCGTCGCTGCTGGTCATCCTGCACGTGGCCTACCGCGAGGAGCGCGAGCGGCGCCACCGCCAGAAGCACGGCGACCAGTGCGCCAAGCTGTACGACAACACGGGCAAGAAGCACGGCGGCCTCTGGTGGACCTACCTGCTCAGCCTCATCTTCAAGCTCCTCATCGAATTCCTCTTCCTCTACCTGCTGCACACTCTCTGGTACGGCTTCGCCATGCCCCGCCTGGTCCAGTGCGCCAACGTGGCCCCCTGCCCCAACATCGTGGACTGCTACATCGCCCGGCCCACCGAGAAGAAGCTCTTCACCTACTTCATGGTGGGCGCCTCCGCCGTCTGCATCGTGCTCACCTTCTGCGAGATCTGCTACCTCATCTTCCACAGGGTAGTGCGAAGCCTTCCCAGAAAGAGCCTCCCCCGGGGCCGCGGCCCCCCCAGCCGGGCCTCCACCTGCCGCTGCCACCACAAGCTGGTGGAAGCCGGGGAGTTGAGCCCGGATTCCGGCGACGACAAGCTGCGCGCTTCGGCGCCCACCATGACCCCCATCTGA
- the GJA4 gene encoding gap junction alpha-4 protein, with amino-acid sequence MGDWGFLEKLLDQVQEHSTVVGKIWLTVLFIFRILILGLAGESVWGDEQSDFECNTAQPGCSNVCYDQAFPISHIRYWVLQFLFVSTPTLVYLGHVIYLSRREERLRQKEGELRALPTKDPHVERALAAIERQMAKISVAEDGHLRIRGALMGTYVASVLCKTVLEAGFLYGQWRLYGWTMEPVYVCQRSPCPHLVDCFVSRPTEKTIFIIFMLVVGVISLVLNLLELVYLLCRCLSRGMRARQSQDMPPAQGTSSEPYTDQVFFYLPMGEGPSSPPCPTYNGLSSSEQNWANLTTEERLASSRPPLFLDPPPQSGRKSPSRPSSSASKKQYV; translated from the coding sequence ATGGGCGACTGGGGCTTCCTTGAAAAGCTGCTAGACCAGGTCCAGGAGCACTCGACCGTGGTGGGCAAGATCTGGCTGACGGTCCTTTTCATCTTCCGCATCCtcatcctgggcctggccggcGAGTCGGTGTGGGGCGACGAGCAGTCAGATTTTGAGTGTAACACGGCCCAGCCAGGCTGCAGCAACGTCTGCTATGACCAGGCCTTCCCCATCTCCCACATCCGCTACTGGGTGCTGCAGTTCCTCTTCGTCAGCACGCCCACCCTGGTCTACCTGGGCCATGTCATTTACCTGTCTCGGCGCGAGGAGAGGCTGCGGCAGAAAGAGGGGGAGCTGCGGGCACTGCCGACCAAGGACCCACACGTGGAGCGGGCACTGGCAGCCATAGAGCGACAGATGGCCAAGATCTCAGTGGCAGAGGATGGGCACCTGCGGATCCGCGGGGCGCTGATGGGCACCTATGTGGCCAGCGTGCTCTGCAAGACCGTGCTGGAGGCCGGCTTCCTGTACGGCCAGTGGCGCCTCTACGGCTGGACCATGGAGCCCGTGTATGTGTGCCAgcgctccccctgcccccacctcgtAGACTGCTTTGTCTCACGCCCCACGGAGAAGACTATCTTCATCATCTTCATGCTGGTGGTCGGAGTCATCTCCCTGGTGCTCAACCTGCTGGAGCTGGTGTACCTGCTGTGCCGCTGCCTCAGCCGGGGGATGAGGGCACGGCAGAGCCAGGACAtgcccccagcccagggcaccTCCTCAGAGCCTTACACTGACCAGGTCTTCTTCTACCTCCCCATGGGCGAGGGGCCCTCGTCCCCGCCATGCCCCACCTACAACGGGCTCTCGTCCAGTGAGCAGAACTGGGCCAACCTGACTACGGAGGAGAGGTTGGCTTCTTCCAGACCCCCCCTCTTCCTGGACCCACCCCCCCAGAGTGGCCGGAAATCCCCCAGTCGCCCCAGCAGCTCTGCTTCCAAGAAACAGTATGTGTAA